The Diceros bicornis minor isolate mBicDic1 chromosome 13 unlocalized genomic scaffold, mDicBic1.mat.cur SUPER_13_unloc_1, whole genome shotgun sequence genome includes a window with the following:
- the LOC131401761 gene encoding ral guanine nucleotide dissociation stimulator-like, whose protein sequence is MEAGDLEGGEEVTSVWATLEMDPQGAQERQQQQGVVPFLGMFLYHLKLLNIGMEDDLEKLKVIRRIQLLQQAANAYDLEPKERFGAWFQVMEPISVHESYWVSC, encoded by the exons atggaggctggagatctggaaggaggggag gaggtgacctctgtgtgggccaccctagagatggatccccagggagcccaggagaggcagcagcagcag ggtgtcgtccccttcctgggcatgttcctctatcacctgaagctgctgaacattgggatggaggatgatctggaa aaattaaaagtcatcaggaggatccagctgctccagcaggctgcaaatgcgtatgacctggagcccaaagagcgatttggggcctggttccaggtcatggagcccatcagtgtccatgagag ctactgggtctcctgctag